From Centroberyx gerrardi isolate f3 chromosome 10, fCenGer3.hap1.cur.20231027, whole genome shotgun sequence:
CATTTATTGAAGCAATATCTTGCCTGACGAAGCCACACGTGAGTgaccttttaaaaacaaacaaacacacaaacaattgcACAAACAGATAATTAtaagatgtttttatgtttcaATACTTCTGTCAAGCTAAGTTCCAAGGGATGACACATCACACACCTCTGACAGTCCCACAATTAGGCTACAATGAGTCATTTCcatctttattaagatcacttatTCATTGATTGAAGTATGTTTCAATGAGTGGGAGTGCCAAAGCTATTGACCTGCTTAGAGTTATGGGgcacacagaaaaaatatttgaaaacataTAGGCTAATTTTGACAAGTGTGTCACTTAAGAGTTGCAAGGTATTTTTATAGCCTACTTCATGTATGGATTAAGGAGATTaacaaacacaactacaacacaaaTTAGAGGGGATTTGGCTGGAATAGGGCCACATGATTATACTGGACTATGATTAGATTTTGTGATTAATATTTGTATTGGAAATTTTCAAGAGTCACAAAAAAATactacaaacaaaaaacattacaagacatacaataaacataaaatgcaaaggACTAGGATTAGATTTGACtacagaatagaataaaatagaatagaatagaatagaatttcctttattttgaacgaggaaaaagtagaatagtccaggtttgtttattcattataGGTCGATGTCATCTGGTGTAATCTGCAATAAACTGTCATTTCAACTGTCATTTACTATGCTTTGTCGCCCTCTGTACGTTAATAAGGTAATTGCAATAACCTAGGCAGTAGCGTCAGTTATCATCACAGCGTGTAGAAATTAATGATTAagaatgaataatgaaatataaaaatgtttagAAAAGTATTAACAGCATTAACCATTGAATCATCCAAATAAAATACTGTTCATTCAGGATTTTTGCAAGACGTCACGCTTTTGCGAcggaagtgtgtgtgtcggacTCATCTTGATGACGTCACTACATACGCTGCCGTTGTAACTTGACAGCTCAACAACAAACGTTTCTAAAATGAACTCATTAACAACACAACAGACGCTGTTAAATTTAGGCTGACCATTTCGTCGTATCAGCATGAACTGAAATTACACTTGACGCTACACTTGTGCAGTGAGTTTTCGAGAGattacagacaaaacaacaccatGTCATTCCTTGTGGACTCAGTCATCATGTTCACCTCACAGGTAACGTTTGCAATTAGTAGTGAATTAGTCGATGGTTTTAGCTAACTTCTTTTGAACAGGGAAGTCCAGGGAATGCTGTACAAACTAACCACAGCTAGCCATGTGGCTATttaactaacgttagctcacTTCAgcgtgtctgcaggtcctggaaaagtctttaaatgttttatattaTCTAAACTAAAGGCCTGAAAACGTATCTAATACAGTTAGCATTAAAGTCTTAATTCAGGCTGTTTCTTGGCGTttcgctctgtttttctgaatttacCACATTGTCGCTGAATAAGGTctacagttttcattttcacgttTATTTCGATTGTGAATTTGGTCTTAGCTatatttcactctaactgccaTTAAAAAGAACTTGAAGTGTTAACGTTACATTGATGAACCTTGCAGACAGGAAAGCAATGTGGTTTTGTGGTGAGCGTCCTACCTAACGAGTAACGTTGAAGAGTGTGACCATACAActcaaatttcttcttcttcttcttcttcttcttcttcttcttcttcttcttcttctttttcctcctcttcttcttctccaacCTTGCATAATTCCCATTAAATCCAACGCAGGTGCTGTTCTTTGGATTTGGATGGTTATTCTTTATGCGGCAGCTGTTCAAAGACTATGAGGTATAGTGTCATCTCAAAGCATTTATTTCCAGAAGTACACAAGTGTAATATGAACTTTGGGATAACTCTGCACTACTGACCCATTCATAATAATGATTCCAACGATAAAAACCTGAGTACACATTTACCTAGTGATTATCGCTAGTGCTGTTGATGGACCTACATCATTCACTGGCTGTCCTCTGTACTAATTTAGTTGTGACTGATAACCCGTGGCCGTGTTTGTTGACAGGTGCGCCAGTACGTCGTCCAGGTAGTTTTCTCTGTCACCTTTGCTTTCTCATGTACCATGTTTGAGCTGATCATCTTTGAGATTCTGGGTGCCTTAAGCAGTAGGTAAGTAAATTTTTTCCTGTGGGTTATAACTGTGTTTTATTGCTACAAGGACAAAGGATTGTAACCCTCACATCTTAAACCCCCATGCCTCTCCCACAGTTCCAGGTATTTCCACTGGAAGCTGAACCTGTATGTGATACTGCTGGTTCTAATCTTTGTGGTGCCTTTCTACATTGGCTACTTTGTTGTCAGCAACATACGCCTGTGTGAGTACAGCAGATTTTGACTGTTACAATAAAATACTGCAACTTACAATGAGCAATGTTGTGTTGTACAGATCTAAGTTTCATCCATGGTCTCACAGAACactgtttgctgtgtttctgtgtagtGCAGAGACAGAAGCTGCTTTTTGCCTGTGTGGTGTGGTTTACCTTCATGTATTTCTTCTGGAAGTTGGGAGACCCGTTCCCCATCCTCAGTCCAAAACACGGTGAGTGCGCATCCCTCCTATCCCACATTTTACCTGTTGGCAGTGGACACATTTAGGGCAggacagcctgtctctctgccatgTAGATCTGAAACACTAGgcatttgtttatggttgtCGTTAAGTGTACGTCTTGCTTCTCATTACTGTTCTCTAGGCATCCTGTCCATTGAGCAGCTAATCAGTCGTGTTGGGGTTATAGGGGTCACACTCATGGCTCTACTGTCTGGGTTTGGTGCTGTCAACTGTCCCTACACCTACATGTCCTACTTCCTCAGGTAAGCTCAGTTGTGGGATTTCTCTGACATTACCTACAGTACTTGTATCAGTCAGCTTGTTAATCTATGTGCCTTTATGCACCAGTAATTAGTATTCTTaattctgtccctctctgcatactgcacaaacacaaacctttATCCTCGCTGCTTTATTATATCTACAGAAACGTGACAGACAGTGACATCCTTGCTCTGGAGAGGAGGCTGCTCCAAACTATGGACATGATTGTCAGCAAGAAGAAACGGTGAGAAAATAAGGTTCTTTTGGAATAAAATTATGTAATAAATTGTTGTGCCACTACCTatgttatatgttttttttgtgtagaATTGCCATGACACGGAGGCAGATGTACCAGCGGGGGGAAGACCAGAACAAACAGACAGGATTCTGGGGCATGATCAAGAGTGTCACCTCTTCACCGACGGGCAGCGAGAGTATCCTTCACACAGACATTGAGGGTGATGGAAAATGGTTATGAATTTTAGTTCTTACcagatgagtgtgtgtacaaatgtgtGAGTTTATGTGTAGTGGATGTCAGGTCCTTGACTCCTTCCCTCCAGACCTCTCTCTGATCCAGCAGGAGGTTGATGCTCTGGAGGAGCTGAGTCGACAGCTCTTCCTAGAGACTGTAGACCTGCAGGCCACCAAGGTaacgcatgcacacgcatatTAAAACCAATGAATCGAAAAACTTGGTGAGAAACATTACATTCATGAATAATACATGAAATTAAATACATGATTGCGGTAAAACCCTTAGGGAGCTCAGCTACCAGGTCAGCTCAAATAAACAAGGCCCAAACTtctatgtgtctatgtgtaatCTTGAATTTAGTTAGCTAGGATTTCTGTGATGCAGTTTCTTTACCCATGACCACCCATCCCACCCTAATAATCACTCAACAAGAGGCATGTCGCAAAACTAATTCTCAAAAAATTAATCTGTTATAATGTTGTTATATCATGCTATCTTTGTGCAAATTAGGCAATTTGCAGCAGTGTCATCTATTAACCTGGGTACCATTGTGGCCGCTTGTGCCTTCGGTTGTTTTGTCGTCCATCTGTTtatttgagggggaaaaaaaaccattCCATGCCGCACCTAGCTAGGAGTCGCCCTCGGCAGCTGCCTGTATCTCCTATGCCAGTGATTTTCAGTCCTACCCTGCGTTTCATTAGTCGTTTTAACCCGCCCTCGTTGACTTCCCTTGCGCCCGCCGCCGCCCTAAGTGCTGTTCCATTACTCAAGTGAACTTTCTGAGATCGACCCTTCGAGGGCCGAGGAAGAGAGTCAACGATCTAGACTTCAGGAGCGTGGCTTGCCCAGAATGCATTGTGATTGTTCGTGGTTTCCTGTGCATGACCCACCATGGCAGAGCAAGTGATATACAAGTATAACTAAACGCGCCCTCTGCTCTGCATGTGGCAGCTCGCATGACGTACGGTGCTACGTATTACGAAGTGCcgaggggaagtgaaggagggctTGTTAAATGGCAAATGAAAGAGGGCttcagagtactgctggttctctatcctaccaggtagttgattgcagttaattgcgttcacctggcatcccaggtgtgCATCAGTCTCTGATTAGAtggttagaatgaaaaccagcagggctgcGGGTCCTGAGGACTGGCACTGAAAACCACTCACCTGTGCCACTGActgccattacacacacacacacacacacacacacacacacacacacacacacacacacacacacacacaaagatgcacatttatctattcatagtattctgttacatcaccacaagccatcttggtagggaaataacaggtgattgtaataaattaacaggtgattacaatcaaatgacaaacacagccaatgagctgtgcgTATTGTAAAgtaccatattggtaggaaatgcatgtgacatcatgggaatactatgaattcagTACATCCATTAATACCTTGATGACCCTTTGTGCCTGTATATGGTGAATGATGTGCTATTTATTTGCCCTAACCCTCGGTGTCTTTAGGAGCGGATTGAGTACTCCAAGACATTCCAGGGGAAATACTTTAACTTCCTTGGTTACTTCTTTTCCATCTACTGTGTTTGGAAAATCTTCATGGTGAGAGCTGCTTTCAGAGTTGCATTCTGGCATTGTTCCTGtctcacatacgcacacatacacatacacatacagtatgttgtggtTGCTGTGGTCCTTATCTAGTTACACTTTTAACATCAGCATATTTTGTCTTTTACTGTGTAAAATGTAGCTGTACTTTAACGAAACTTTTGATTTTCATCTGTTATTAAAATTCCTACTCTTTTTGTCCATCCTAGGCCACTATAAACATTGTGTTTGACCGCGTTGGAAAGACTGATCCAGTGACGAGGGGCATTGAGATAACAGTTAACTACTTGGGCATCCAGTTTGATGTAAGATCTttgtcactcacacacccacacacgcagaATCACCTGTCATACAGCATGCATGTCTCCTGTGAAGTTAATTATTGCCAGCCCATTAAAGCCTCTGCCTGCTCTTCCTGCAGTGAACCTGTTCCTGATCACTGTTTAATCTTTTTCCACGTAGGCAATGATTTGATAGAGCTCTCATAACTTGCACTCAAAGAGCATGCCATTAAGTTAggatttaaatgaataaatgatgaatGCAATTTGGAAGTTGTCATCCCCTTCCCCCACTCTAATTTCCTTGTCCATTActttgctctcttcctcctttgctctctttctcgccGCCTCAGGTGAAGTTTTGGTCCCAACACATCTCCTTCATCTTGGTAGGAATAATTATCGTTACCTCCATACGCGGCCTTCTCATCACTCTCACTAAGGTAAAACACCCACAGttctcacagcaagtcactctACATGATGCATGTCATGCCAACAGGATCCTAAGTCAATAAATCTGTGAGATCCCTTGCCAGATGTAAtggatatctttttttttttctgtttgtaccTGTCTTAACCCATCATTTGTTCTGCTTCCTCTGCCTTCATTTTTCTAGTTCTTCTATGCTATATCAAGCAGCAAGTCCTCCAATGTTATTGTGCTTGTCCTCGCTCAGATCATGGTGAGTTTGCTCGCTTTATGGTTGTTTTATAACAAAGAGCATAAAGCACATAGGACTGATAAGTTagaagtctctgtctctctctctctctctctctctctctctctctccctatcagGGGATGTACTTTGTATCATCGGTATTGCTGATGCGTATGAGCATGCCGCTGGAGTATCGCTCCATTGTGACTGAGGTGCTGGGAGAGCTGCAGTTTAACTTCTACCACCGCTGGTTCGACGTCATCTTCCTGGTCAGCGCCCTGTCCAGcatcctcttcctctacctCGCTCACAAGCAGGCACCAGAGAAACACATGACCCTCTGATCCCCCACACCACCTACTGCTTAGACTTGACCCCCCGACCCCTAGGGGGGGCTTTTAACCTGGAATTCAGGGAAGTCCAGAAttcactctctttttttatataaCAAATAATTATATGGTTTGTCTGTGCTTTGCCTATACTTCCTGAATCAGGAATGGCTGATTGTTGGACGCAAGTGATGGGGAACTATTGGAGCACATCAGGGAACAACTTTGGAAAGTGGACTTTGTATGAGGTTTGAATGAGAGTATTGACAGAACAAATGTTACTATTGGATATTGGGCTGTAATTTTACCTTGCAAAATGCAAACACTTGAAATTCTTTCACTCTTGAATTTTCATCCATTTGGCCAAAATCATCTTTCCTTTAGTCAGTCTGAACACAACAGCTTTACTGTTCACAGCACATCCCTGCTTCACTCCAATGAGGAGGAAGTAGCCAATCCATACGAAGAAATTATAAAGATGAAGATGTGACTCATGATCTCTATCCTGGAGTGGTCTTTATTTTCAACACCTACGCAGTACCATTGTTTGTTATTATACACCAGTAACCATAACAATTCGGCAGTTGGTACATTTGTGTCTGTTGCAGCAGCTGGAGTTAGTGTTGAATGTTTGTGCACATCTACTGTTCTACAGCAGTGCTTTTACACCAGAGGGAAGGCTTTGGAATAAATAATTTGTGGCCATTGAcattactgtgtttgtgttgtcttTTGCTCTCATTAGGGAGATACATAATTCAATTGTGGACAAAAAGGGATGCAAACATAATTTAGATAGCATGTGGTTGTTTATTTCTCTTCATGGAATTTGTTTTATTCTACATTCATTTTAGAAGTGGGAACAacaaagttgattttttttagaacATTAAAGCATAACAGCAGTCTTTTATTATAGCAAATATCCATGAAAGAGCACAGTGTTTGTTCACTGGCAATAATATTACTAGCGTTGGCGTAACTTCTGTAGGCTATTGTTTTTAATCTTGGGAACATTATTAGTCTTGGGTATAGGGAATCAGTGACATTGCTCTGATCATCGCACAGGCACATCAATAAATAGATCTATTGCTGGTGCCAAAGAAATACAGTATAAGGATACCCAAATGTTTTTGTTCTCAGCTCTTTCATACAGGTGATATAATTATGTTGGTATGATTGAAAGGCAGATGTTGGACAGAGTGAATTTGTATaagtcttttctctctttgtattcTTCCTCCTTGTCTCTTCCTCAATATTAATTGGATGTGTGAG
This genomic window contains:
- the LOC139916393 gene encoding Golgi pH regulator isoform X1, which produces MSFLVDSVIMFTSQVLFFGFGWLFFMRQLFKDYEVRQYVVQVVFSVTFAFSCTMFELIIFEILGALSSSSRYFHWKLNLYVILLVLIFVVPFYIGYFVVSNIRLLQRQKLLFACVVWFTFMYFFWKLGDPFPILSPKHGILSIEQLISRVGVIGVTLMALLSGFGAVNCPYTYMSYFLRNVTDSDILALERRLLQTMDMIVSKKKRIAMTRRQMYQRGEDQNKQTGFWGMIKSVTSSPTGSENLSLIQQEVDALEELSRQLFLETVDLQATKERIEYSKTFQGKYFNFLGYFFSIYCVWKIFMATINIVFDRVGKTDPVTRGIEITVNYLGIQFDVKFWSQHISFILVGIIIVTSIRGLLITLTKFFYAISSSKSSNVIVLVLAQIMGMYFVSSVLLMRMSMPLEYRSIVTEVLGELQFNFYHRWFDVIFLVSALSSILFLYLAHKQAPEKHMTL
- the LOC139916393 gene encoding Golgi pH regulator isoform X2; protein product: MYFFWKLGDPFPILSPKHGILSIEQLISRVGVIGVTLMALLSGFGAVNCPYTYMSYFLRNVTDSDILALERRLLQTMDMIVSKKKRIAMTRRQMYQRGEDQNKQTGFWGMIKSVTSSPTGSENLSLIQQEVDALEELSRQLFLETVDLQATKERIEYSKTFQGKYFNFLGYFFSIYCVWKIFMATINIVFDRVGKTDPVTRGIEITVNYLGIQFDVKFWSQHISFILVGIIIVTSIRGLLITLTKFFYAISSSKSSNVIVLVLAQIMGMYFVSSVLLMRMSMPLEYRSIVTEVLGELQFNFYHRWFDVIFLVSALSSILFLYLAHKQAPEKHMTL